In Enoplosus armatus isolate fEnoArm2 chromosome 2, fEnoArm2.hap1, whole genome shotgun sequence, one DNA window encodes the following:
- the LOC139290272 gene encoding uncharacterized protein produces MFPVCAIVLFCLMSVSHTAPLACEELVHPLYKLDPRYLEGRWALVAGSINYLPSMEALRLRDSITMYFSNSSETSTFSYTQINRFGDQCQYLPYNISVEGSTFTFDVGNRFDLNGSFLYTSCPDCVVMRWIVRSKRRQSVDLYLLSRRREVEQKEMEEFRAQLKCFQQPEPVVMEPTKELCPEQPQSQPTAAAQIEEKTEGQNA; encoded by the coding sequence atgtttcctgtgtgtgccATTGTTCTTTTCTGCTTGATGTCTGTGAGCCATACAGCTCCTCTGGCCTGTGAAGAATTGGTCCACCCTTTGTATAAGCTGGATCCTCGTTATTTGGAGGGCAGGTGGGCTTTAGTTGCAGGCAGCATCAACTACCTGCCATCCATGGAGGCCCTGAGACTAAGAGACAGCATCACTATGTACTTCTCCAACTCCAGTGAAACTTCCACCTTCTCTTATACCCAAATCAACCGCTTTGGTGATCAATGCCAGTACCTGCCCTACAACATCTCAGTAGAAGGCAGCACCTTCACCTTTGATGTGGGGAATCGCTTCGACCTCAACGGGTCTTTCCTCTACACGTCCTGTCCAGACTGTGTCGTGATGCGGTGGATCGTGAGGTCAAAGAGGAGGCAGTCTGTAGACTTGTACCTgctgagcaggaggagggaggtggagcagaaggagatggaggagttcAGGGCTCAGCTGAAGTGTTTTCAGCAGCCTGAACCTGTTGTGATGGAGCCTACCAAGGAGCTTTGTCCTGAACAACCCCAGAGccaaccaacagcagcagctcagattGAGGAGAAAACGGAGGGACAAAATGCCTGA
- the LOC139290289 gene encoding uncharacterized protein — protein sequence MFAVFSVALLCLVSVSHAAPLACEELVRPLDQLDPHHLEGTRALAAGSMSPPFTLEDLKLRGSVTQHFSNSSETSVYFYNHVNRLGVHCYYWSYNFSIESSTFTHHLDNSFKLTGSFLYTSCPDCVVMHWVLEKEKMASVDLYLFSRRREVEQKEMEEFRAQVKCLSLPPPVVMDPATELCPKEPAGDPAAPTEDKTEGQKA from the coding sequence atgtttgctgtgttttccgTCGCTCTCCTCTGCCTGGTGTCTGTGAGCCATGCAGCTCCTCTGGCCTGTGAAGAATTGGTCCGGCCTTTGGATCAGCTGGACCCTCATCATTTGGAGGGCACACGGGCTTTAGCTGCAGGCAGTATGAGCCCCCCCTTTACACTGGAGGACTTGAAACTTAGAGGAAGCGTGACCCAGCACTTCTCCAATTCCAGCGAAACTTCTGTCTACTTCTACAACCATGTCAACCGTTTGGGTGTCCACTGCTATTATTGGTCTTACAACTTCTCAATAGAAAGCAGTACTTTCACGCATCATCTGGACAATTCTTTCAAACTCACCGGGTCCTTCCTCTATACATCCTGTCCAGACTGTGTGGTGATGCACTGGgttttggagaaagaaaagatggcGTCAGTGGACTTGTATCTgttcagcaggaggagggaggtggagcagaaggagatggaggagttcAGGGCCCAGGTGAAGTGTCTGAGTTTGCCTCCACCTGTTGTGATGGATCCTGCCACAGAGCTTTGTCCAAAAGAGCCAGCCGGTGATCCAGCAGCTCCAActgaagacaaaacagaggGACAAAAGGCTTGA
- the LOC139290294 gene encoding uncharacterized protein — MFAVFSVALLCLVSVSHAAPLACEELVRPLDQLDPHRLEGTRALAAGSMSPPFTLEDLKHRGSVTQHFSNSSETSVYFYNHVNRLGVHCYYWSYNFSIESSTFTHHLDNSFELTGSFLYTSCPDCVVMRWVLEKEKVASVDLYLFSRRREVEQKEMEEFRAQVKCLSLPPPVVMDPTKELCPEEISSDPAAQAEEKTEGQKA; from the coding sequence atgtttgctgtgttttccgTCGCTCTCCTCTGCCTGGTGTCTGTGAGCCATGCAGCTCCTCTGGCCTGTGAAGAATTGGTCCGGCCTTTGGATCAGCTGGACCCTCATCGTTTGGAGGGCACACGGGCTTTAGCTGCAGGCAGTATGAGCCCCCCCTTTACACTGGAGGACTTGAAACATAGAGGAAGCGTGACCCAGCACTTCTCCAATTCCAGCGAAACTTCTGTCTACTTCTACAACCATGTCAACCGTTTGGGTGTCCACTGCTATTATTGGTCTTACAACTTCTCAATAGAAAGCAGTACTTTCACGCATCATCTGGACAATTCTTTCGAACTCACCGGGTCCTTCCTCTATACATCCTGTCCAGACTGTGTGGTGATGCGCTGGgttttggagaaagaaaaggtggCGTCAGTGGACTTGTATCTgttcagcaggaggagggaggtggagcagaaggagatggaggagttcAGGGCCCAGGTGAAGTGTCTGAGTTTGCCTCCACCTGTTGTGATGGATCCTACCAAGGAGCTTTGTCCAGAAGAGATCTCCAGCGATCCAGCTGCTCaagctgaagagaaaacagagggacaAAAGGCCTAA
- the LOC139290312 gene encoding uncharacterized protein, with the protein MFIAVCAIALLCFMSLSHSAPLACDNLVRPLDQLDLRHLEGRWALVAGSLSQPSYLERFKQRDSATVNFSSNTSDTNISYTSTILLDNACLYNTYNISLEGSTFTYDGTDKSNLSTNFSHTSCHDCILMRINADSGKRQHFYLFSRRRALEQKEMEEFRAQVECLHMPPPAVLDPTKDLCPEKTAGDPAAPTEDKTEERQ; encoded by the coding sequence ATGTTTATTGCTGTGTGCGCCATCGCTCTCCTCTGCTTTATGTCTCTGAGCCATTCAGCTCCTCTGGCATGCGACAACTTGGTCCGGCCTTTGGATCAACTGGATCTACGTCATCTGGAGGGGCGATGGGCTTTGGTTGCTGGAAGTCTGAGCCAGCCATCGTACCTGGAGCGATTCAAACAAAGAGATAGTGCCACTGTAAACTTCTCCAGCAACACCAGTGACACCAATATTTCCTACACTAGCACCATCCTTTTAGATAACGCGTGCCTGTACAATACCTACAACATCTCCCTGGAAGGCAGCACCTTCACATATGATGGGACAGATAAAAGCAACCTCAGCACAAACTTTTCCCATACATCCTGTCACGACTGCATACTGATGCGCATAAATGCAGATTCTGGGAAGCGGCAGCATTTTTACCTGTTCAGCAGGAGGAGGGCGCTGGAgcagaaggagatggaggagttcAGGGCTCAGGTGGAGTGTCTGCACATGCCTCCACCGGCCGTGTTGGATCCGACCAAGGACCTTTGTCCAGAAAAGACAGCCGGCGATCCAGCAGCTCCAACTGAAGACAAAactgaagagagacagtga
- the palm3 gene encoding paralemmin-3 — MDEADKYKQRLEAIAEKRRLQEEQDRARREMEDEKLRLQQLKRKSLRDQWLMEGATSSRTSPDTESPRSPLWGSQAQETEKHIDKLQSESQRLAEEEEKLKEQMEDGQTEAMKVVEAGAEIVQDAVVQNGENNASGMETMEGEGKTNQSPLLGETVSVLTNGGGNLEADTNHDASVQSNQSTTNGPVVSSEGVVSMKFEPELSLGVSEAQPGQVPNVNINEEEEEEEEGTLVMRAERVIITDEGDDIPEVLTPLEDQQEAMQSEETPLSNPEAGIEGAEAVEEVVKTEAAPETFTQPEKSEAAEPTAEAQPAAGDGDIQGDIQGDIQGDIQGDIQGDVKTNENGNGETEAEGQDKQSEDPTSVQVQSPANALEGTIVALVPVYSEAQPSTLTPELEAEGEAAISPEGAEAALKAQDPAPLPGQFQEVPLADPQENQRTEAGPGEQEPLLSQAKAPDTQAKPAAANSPADTETHSPTRAGQGEETEAPKRKTCQCCSVM; from the exons ATGGATGAGGCAGACAAGTACAAACAGCGACTGGAGGCCATTGCT GAAAAGCGtcggctgcaggaggagcaggacagagccaggagagagatggaggatgaGAAGCTCCGACTACAGCAGCTCAAG AGGAAGTCTCTGAGAGACCAGTGGTTGATGGAAGGAGCTACCTCGTCCCGAACCTCCCCGGACACCGAGAGCCCGCGCTCCCCTCTGTGGGGCTCCCAGGCCCAGGAGACCGAAAAGCACATTGACAA gtTGCAGTCAGAGAGTCAGCGGttggcagaggaggaagagaagctgAAGGAACAGATGGAGGATGGCCAAACG GAGGCAATGAAAGTGGTAGAGGCCGGAGCAG AAATAGTCCAAGATGCTGTTGTGCAGAACGGAGAAAACAATGCATCAGGAATGG aaacAATGGAAGGTGAAGGGAAGACAAACCAAAGCCCACTACTGGGTGAAACTGTATCTGTCCTAACCAATGGCGGAGGAAACCTAGAGGCAGACACCAATCACGATGCTTCAGTGCAGAGTAATCAGTCCACCACCAACGGACCAGTTGTATCCTCTGAGGGTGTTGTTAGCATGAAGTTTGAACCGGAGTTGAGTCTGGGTGTTTCTGAGGCACAGCCTGGGCAGGTTCCAAATGTcaacattaatgaggaggaggaggaggaggaagaaggcaCTCTGGTGATGAGAGCAGAGCGTGTGATCATCACAGATGAAGGGGATGATATACCTGAGGTTCTTACACCCCTGGAAGATCAGCAGGAGGCCATGCAGTCAGAGGAAACCCCTCTGTCGAATCCAGAAGCTGGCATAGAGGGAGCGGAGGCTGTGGAGGAGGTAGTAAAAACGGAAGCAGCTCCAGAAACCTTCACGCAACCAGAGAAGAGTGAGGCAGCTGAGCCCACTGCAGAGGCACAACCAGcagctggagatggagacaTACAGGGAGACATACAGGGAGACATACAGGGAGACATACAGGGAGACATACAGGGAGACGTAAAGACAAACGAAAATGGAAATGGAGAGACGGAAGCTGAAGGGCAGGACAAACAATCAGAAGATCCAACCTCTGTGCAGGTGCAGTCCCCAGCCAATGCTCTAGAGGGCACCATAGTGGCTCTGGTGCCCGTCTACTCTGAGGCGCAACCCTCCACTCTCACCCCTGAGCTAGAGGCCGAGGGTGAAGCTGCAATCTCACCAGAGGGAGCTGAGGCAGCATTAAAAGCCCAGGACCCTGCTCCTCTGCCTGGCCAGTTCCAGGAGGTGCCCCTGGCTGATCCCCAGGAGAACCAGAGGACAGAGGCAGGGCCAGGGGAGCAGGAACCCCTTCTGTCGCAGGCCAAAGCCCCCGACACCCAGGCAAAGCCAGCAGCAGCTAACAGCCCAGccgacacagagacacacagccCGACCAGGGCCGGCCAGGGAGAGGAGACTGAGGCACCCAAACGCAAAACCTGCCAGTGCTGCTCTGTCATGTAA